The sequence below is a genomic window from Ciona intestinalis chromosome 1, KH, whole genome shotgun sequence.
NNNNNNNNNNNNNNNNNNNNNNNNNNNNNNNNNNNNNNNNNNNNNNNNNNNNNNNNNNNNNNNNNNNNNNNNNNNNNNNNNNNNNNNNNNNNNNNNNNNNNNNNNNNNNNNNNNNNNNNNNNNNNNNNNNNNNNNNNNNNNNNNNNNNNNNNNNNNNNNNNNNNNNNNNNNNNNNNNNNNNNNNNNNNNNNNNNNNNNNNNNNNNNNNNNNNNNNNNNNNNNNNNNNNNNNNNNNNNNNNNNNNNNNNNNNNNNNNNNNNNNNNNNNNNNNNNNNNNNNNNNNNNNNNNNNNNNNNNNNNNNNNNNNNNNNNNNNNNNNNNNNNNNNNNNNNNNNNNNNNNNNNNNNNNNNNNNNNNNNNNNNNNNNNNNNNNNNNNNNNNNNNNNNNNNNNNNNNNNNNNNNNNNNNNNNNNNNNNNNNNNNNNNNNNNNNNNNNNNNNNNNNNNNNNNNNNNNNNNNNNNNNNNNNNNNNNNNNNNNNNNNNNNNNNNNNNNNNNNNNNNNNNNNNNNNNNNNNNNNNNNNNNNNNNNNNNNNNNNNNNNNNNNNNNNNNNNNNNNNNNNNNNNNNNNNNNNNNNNNNNNNNNNNNNNNNNNNNNNNNNNNNNNNNNNNNNNNNNNNNNNNNNNNNNNNNNNNNNNNNNNNNNNNNNNNNNNNNNNNNNNNNNNNNNNNNNNNNNNNNNNNNNNNNNNNNNNNNNNNNNNNNNNNNNNNNNNNNNNNNNNNNNNNNNNNNNNNNNNNNNNNNNNNNNNNNNNNNNNNNNNNNNNNNNNNNNNNNNNNNNNNNNNNNNNNNNNNNNNNNNNNNNNNNNNNNNNNNNNNNNNNNNNNNNNNNNNNNNNNNNNNNNNNNNNNNNNNNNNNNNNNNNNNNNNNNNNNNNNNNNNNNNNNNNNNNNNNNNNNNNNNNNNNNNNTCAGGATACTCGCTTACTTGTGCTCGTCACCGACGTAGCTGTCTTTTTGTCCCATACCGACCATGACACCCTGTTGGTATACAAATGTCACGATTTAGATTGATAGTTGGTAAACTTGTTATTGCCGAGAATAAGCAatgaaatgtataaatatgccAACACCGGAAGCTTACCTGATGGCGGGGTCGACCAACGATGGATGGGAAGACAGCACGAGGTGCGTCATCTCCGGCGAATCCTGATTTCACTAATCCTGATCCGTTGTCGCAAACCAGAGCGGTCTGATCTTCTTCGGAGTCCGACATGATTGAAGTTTGCTTGCTTGAGTTGATTGAGTGAAGACTTGAAGCTTGTAAGCGAGTGAATGTGGTTGGAATGGTTCGACACGACTCTTATATACGACGCTCACACATCTACAGTTGTCGACACTTTCAAATCAACTCGCAGGGACAAACAGCGCTTGCCCTTATTTGGTGAAGTTCATTGAACTCTGTGGCTGGGATCTTGGTGCTAAAAACAACAGATGATGGAATACGAGGGCCGTCTTTTGCATAAAACCGAAGACTTAGTGCATATTCAccaattgtatttaaaatcgaattttctggaatttattttctaaaatctaaaaatatcGCGTAATATCGAACCAACCGCCcgattttttgtaattttaaagtgTTCTTTTTTACTCTAATAGGctaccatatatattttataaaaaagttcgGTGTTCGGCTTAATCATTATCGTTAAAAATTCGCCAGAACCCGCTGTACCGTACCACCTTATGCTGGCATAGAAACGCCATAGAAATAAAACTGAACGTTTATGCAGCTTGGTCAAATCGAACTACTTTTTGCTGCTGGTTTTTATTACTTTGGTGAAAACCGTTAAATCACTTGtagaatgtttatttaaataacagttTGGATTTGTTTTTGGTATACCCCTTTATTAAATCTGGTACGCCACTATATTGATTTCTGGTATGCCACTTTATCgatttaacaacggttcagCGCTTTATTTGTCATCACACAACCGCAGAAAGTAAACTTTCTTGGGATTCGTTGCTACGAaatacgtaacagacaaaaaccaCGTTCAGCAAATCCTacaataaaagatatatttcgcCAAATTGCATCGTCATTCTcttttaagttttgttaaGAAAAGTTTGTTCGGACAATGAAATCAGTTAATAATtaactaattttaaagttgttaaaGTTATTCATCATTAGTCTATGTAACACTACTGCTAGTATGGTAGAATCAAAAAGATTTGACTTGAAACGTTTAGCCGGTATTACATGCAGCGTCATTGCTGCTTTCTTCGTTGCTCTCGGCGctgtaatttataaattgacAGAAGACTCAGTCAGCGTACAAGTATGGTTCCTACGTTTTGTATTAATGTACTTCTTGAACATTCCGTATCTGAGTTATAAATCAGTAAAGCAAGAGCTTCcagttttaaattcaaattctATATCGTACTTGGTGGCTTTTGGATTCTTTTCCGTTGCATCTAGCCTTACATTATACCTTTCGCTCGATGAGCTTTCTGCAGGAGACAGCTTCGCTATATGCAATTCTCACTTCGTTATCACGCTGGTGCTCTCCTATGTATTTTTGAAAGGTACATAAGTTAATTAAAAGTATTGATTTCACACAGATTTAGTTAATTGATTTTTCGTCGCGAATCAGTGACCCTATATAATTTCCACAGTAAAGTTACTCTCTAATCCgtttttcaacttttcttTATAGAGAAACATCACCCAGTGGTTATTATTCTGGCCATCGCTAGCATGGTTGGTGTGTTCCTTGTCGCTCGTCCAACGTTCCTGTTCGGTGACGACGATGGAATTAACGTCAATCCGAATCAAAACAGAGCTTTGGGAGTTGCGTTAGCCGTTTCTACCGCTTTCTTTGGTTCGGCAAAATTCATTTCAGGCAGAAAGTTAAAAGACAATGTACATCTCTCTCAAATGATGACTTCTGTCTGTATACAAGCTTTAATTGCGTTTCCAATATATGCACTTATTACCAACCAAGGGTGGTACATTCCATGTACGTACGATTGGGGACTTTTGATCGCCAGCGCATTAAGTACTCTGCTATCTAACTGGATTCTGGCATTGGCACTTCAGCTTGAACGTGCAGGACCGGTGTCAATGGTTTATACATCATTAATTgtattcagttttattttagaaagtATTATGTTAAAAACTGTCCCTCTGGTCACCAGCGTGATCGGTGCATTACTTGTGTTGTTGGGTTCAATCGGAAC
It includes:
- the LOC101243514 gene encoding solute carrier family 35 member G1-like, with the protein product MVESKRFDLKRLAGITCSVIAAFFVALGAVIYKLTEDSVSVQVWFLRFVLMYFLNIPYLSYKSVKQELPVLNSNSISYLVAFGFFSVASSLTLYLSLDELSAGDSFAICNSHFVITLVLSYVFLKEKHHPVVIILAIASMVGVFLVARPTFLFGDDDGINVNPNQNRALGVALAVSTAFFGSAKFISGRKLKDNVHLSQMMTSVCIQALIAFPIYALITNQGWYIPCTYDWGLLIASALSTLLSNWILALALQLERAGPVSMVYTSLIVFSFILESIMLKTVPLVTSVIGALLVLLGSIGTIFVQFQFPTDMIGGGIYTLK